A single genomic interval of Psychroserpens sp. NJDZ02 harbors:
- a CDS encoding aromatic amino acid hydroxylase, translating to MAFKTIESNPILDRLPKHLRQFIKPQDYADYSAIDQAVWRYAMRKNVDYLSTVAHSTYIEGLQQTGISVDAIPNMYGMNRILKAIGWAAVAVDGFIPPNAFMEFQAYNVLVIASDIRQLEHIEYTPAPDIIHEGAGHAPIIANPEYAEYLRRFGEIGCKAISSAKDYELYEAVRHLSIIKEAPNTPQDQIDLAEKTVEDLQNNMGEPSEMALIRNLHWWTVEYGLIGTIADPKIYGAGLLSSIGESAWCMTDKVKKLPYTIDSTFQNFDITKPQPQLYVTPDFAHLSLVLESFANTMALRTGGPSAIKKLIHSQALGTIELSTGLQISGVFTNMIEHNGKVSYIQTTGKTALANRDKELVGHSTLEHADGFGSPIGKLRGINLAIEDMSPRDLRAYDIYEGETVTLEFENDIIVTGEIITGTRNLQGKIILISFKNCTVTHKDTILFEPSWGQYDMAVGKEVLSGYSGPADLHSFDLITHKVSSTTIHVEHSAEKLELIDLYKQVRDYREGTNCTISRTKVLEQLINRFPMDWLLPVELFELAKKGNENELRHTILEHLETIKQNRPEIGHLIDDGIKIASEEIAV from the coding sequence ATGGCGTTTAAAACTATTGAGTCTAATCCAATTTTGGATCGTTTACCTAAGCATTTAAGGCAGTTTATTAAGCCTCAGGATTATGCGGATTATTCTGCAATTGATCAAGCCGTTTGGCGTTATGCTATGCGTAAAAACGTAGACTATTTAAGCACAGTAGCACATAGCACGTACATAGAAGGTTTACAACAAACAGGAATTAGTGTTGATGCTATCCCTAATATGTATGGGATGAATCGCATTTTAAAAGCGATAGGTTGGGCTGCTGTTGCTGTAGATGGTTTTATACCACCTAATGCATTTATGGAGTTCCAAGCGTATAACGTATTAGTTATCGCTAGTGATATTAGACAATTAGAACATATAGAATATACTCCTGCTCCAGATATTATCCATGAAGGTGCTGGTCATGCACCCATTATTGCTAATCCTGAATATGCCGAGTATTTAAGGCGTTTTGGAGAAATTGGTTGTAAAGCAATTAGTTCTGCTAAGGATTATGAATTATATGAAGCTGTACGCCATTTATCTATTATTAAGGAAGCGCCTAATACGCCGCAAGATCAAATTGATTTAGCTGAAAAAACGGTGGAAGATTTACAAAATAATATGGGTGAACCAAGTGAGATGGCTTTAATTAGAAACTTACATTGGTGGACCGTCGAATATGGTTTGATTGGAACCATTGCAGATCCCAAAATTTATGGTGCTGGTTTACTATCCTCTATTGGAGAAAGCGCTTGGTGCATGACGGATAAGGTAAAGAAATTACCTTATACGATAGACTCTACTTTTCAGAATTTTGACATTACAAAACCACAACCTCAATTATATGTGACTCCAGATTTTGCGCACCTTAGTTTAGTGTTAGAGTCTTTTGCTAATACTATGGCGCTCCGCACTGGTGGACCAAGTGCTATTAAAAAATTAATACACAGTCAAGCTTTGGGTACTATTGAGCTTAGTACTGGTTTGCAAATTTCAGGCGTGTTTACTAACATGATTGAACACAACGGTAAGGTAAGCTATATACAAACCACCGGAAAAACAGCATTAGCTAACAGAGATAAAGAATTGGTTGGACACAGTACTTTAGAACATGCGGATGGTTTTGGATCTCCTATAGGAAAATTAAGAGGTATTAATCTTGCTATTGAAGACATGTCGCCACGTGATTTACGTGCTTATGATATTTATGAAGGTGAAACGGTTACTTTAGAGTTTGAAAATGATATTATTGTAACTGGAGAGATTATTACGGGAACAAGAAACCTACAAGGTAAAATTATCTTGATTAGTTTTAAAAACTGTACTGTAACACATAAAGACACTATTTTATTTGAACCTTCTTGGGGACAATATGACATGGCTGTTGGTAAAGAAGTATTATCGGGGTATTCGGGCCCTGCAGATTTACACAGTTTTGATTTGATTACCCATAAAGTAAGCAGCACAACAATACATGTTGAGCATTCTGCCGAAAAATTAGAATTGATTGATCTATACAAACAAGTCCGTGATTATCGAGAAGGCACTAACTGTACTATTTCTAGAACCAAAGTGTTGGAACAGTTAATTAACCGTTTTCCGATGGATTGGCTACTACCTGTTGAATTGTTTGAATTAGCGAAAAAAGGTAATGAAAATGAATTACGTCATACTATTCTTGAACATTTAGAAACGATCAAACAAAACAGACCAGAAATTGGGCATTTAATTGATGATGGTATAAAGATTGCAAGTGAGGAGATTGCGGTTTAA
- a CDS encoding enoyl-CoA hydratase/isomerase family protein, which produces MSQAYVKQTIENNIGYIEFFTPEHNAMPSPILKELELTIKAAGQNDSIKVIVLKSGGDRTFCAGASFTELVAIKNLQEGKQFFSGFANVINAMRKCPKLIIGRVQGKAVGGGVGLASATDYCLATKFAAIKLSEISIGIGPFVIEPAVTRKMGQTAFSQMTINAESFYDAAYAKTKGLYAEVFETVEALDDAVTVLALKLASYNPEALLELKRVLWEDTNEWCVSLLERAEISGRLVLSDFTKEKLKSYK; this is translated from the coding sequence ATGTCTCAAGCATACGTCAAACAAACCATTGAAAATAACATAGGTTATATCGAGTTTTTTACACCAGAACATAATGCGATGCCTAGTCCTATTTTAAAAGAATTAGAATTAACTATAAAAGCAGCGGGACAAAATGATAGTATAAAAGTGATTGTTTTAAAAAGTGGAGGAGACCGCACGTTTTGTGCTGGCGCAAGTTTTACTGAGCTCGTAGCTATTAAGAATTTACAGGAAGGGAAGCAATTTTTTTCCGGTTTTGCAAACGTGATTAATGCTATGCGTAAATGTCCAAAATTAATTATTGGACGTGTACAAGGTAAAGCAGTTGGAGGAGGAGTAGGTTTAGCAAGTGCAACGGATTATTGTTTAGCAACTAAATTTGCAGCAATTAAGCTTAGCGAAATTAGTATTGGTATTGGACCATTTGTTATCGAACCTGCAGTGACTAGAAAAATGGGGCAAACTGCTTTTTCTCAAATGACCATTAATGCAGAATCCTTTTATGATGCAGCGTATGCAAAAACAAAAGGCTTATATGCGGAGGTCTTTGAAACGGTTGAAGCGTTGGACGACGCTGTAACTGTTTTAGCGCTTAAATTGGCGTCTTACAACCCAGAAGCTTTATTAGAGCTTAAAAGAGTGCTTTGGGAAGATACTAACGAATGGTGTGTATCGCTTCTAGAACGTGCTGAAATTAGTGGAAGACTTGTGCTTAGTGACTTTACTAAGGAGAAGTTGAAGAGTTATAAGTAA
- a CDS encoding rhodanese-like domain-containing protein: protein MGIFSFLFGNKANKIKDFTDRGAIILDVRSKAEYDSGAIPGSKHIPLQQIQAKVNQIKKWDKPVITCCASGMRSGSAAAILRSNGVEVMNGGGWQSLSNKL, encoded by the coding sequence ATGGGAATTTTTAGTTTTCTTTTCGGAAATAAAGCCAATAAGATAAAAGACTTTACAGATAGAGGTGCCATAATTTTAGATGTACGCTCTAAGGCAGAATATGACTCTGGTGCAATTCCTGGCTCAAAACATATCCCATTACAACAAATTCAGGCTAAGGTCAATCAAATAAAAAAATGGGACAAACCTGTTATTACTTGTTGTGCTAGTGGTATGCGATCCGGCAGTGCCGCAGCTATTTTACGAAGTAATGGTGTCGAAGTTATGAATGGTGGAGGATGGCAAAGCCTAAGCAATAAACTATAG
- a CDS encoding DUF4230 domain-containing protein — translation MRKIIIGIVIAFVLSFILKKCTAGSADKTIIREHSALIEKQISNVGKLVVTEGYFSDAYSYKSSKALFANLTSDKQALVIVNAEVTVAYDLSKIEFEIDSINKILKIKSIPKEELKIYPQLEYYDVESGYLNAFNHDDYNKIQDIVTERINKKIEASNLRINAKNRLVSELSKFYILTNSLGWTLEYNDSKIDNQDKLENFKL, via the coding sequence ATGCGAAAAATAATTATAGGTATAGTCATAGCGTTTGTTTTGTCTTTCATTTTAAAAAAATGTACAGCAGGTAGTGCGGACAAAACAATTATTAGAGAACACTCTGCTTTAATAGAAAAACAGATAAGTAATGTTGGTAAGTTAGTGGTTACTGAAGGTTATTTTAGTGACGCCTATAGTTATAAAAGTTCTAAAGCCTTATTTGCTAATTTAACCTCAGACAAACAAGCTTTGGTTATTGTTAATGCTGAAGTAACGGTGGCTTACGACTTAAGTAAGATCGAATTTGAAATAGATAGTATTAATAAAATCTTAAAAATTAAGTCTATTCCTAAAGAAGAATTAAAAATCTATCCACAGTTAGAGTATTACGATGTGGAAAGCGGGTATCTCAATGCTTTTAATCATGATGATTATAATAAAATACAAGATATTGTTACAGAGCGTATCAATAAAAAAATAGAAGCTTCTAATTTGCGAATCAATGCTAAAAATAGGTTGGTTAGTGAGTTGTCTAAATTTTATATTTTAACCAATAGTTTGGGGTGGACCTTGGAGTACAACGATAGTAAAATAGATAATCAGGACAAGCTCGAAAACTTCAAACTGTGA